The Lonchura striata isolate bLonStr1 chromosome 6, bLonStr1.mat, whole genome shotgun sequence nucleotide sequence ATTTTGAGCTAAAACTGGATTATTTTGCTGGAAAACGTGCTTCAACCACAAATTTGCCGAGTCCATTGGGACAGGGACAATTTAATATCTTGAACTAAAGGGAAAGAGGCAGAAAACTCTGCTCTCTTTTGGTATCACACTCTGCCAGGTgatttcagtgctgctgtgaaAATGAAACCCTCAAAGTCCTGTAGCAAATGCCAGATTTACAGCAGAGAgctcggagcagcctgggacagtgggaggtgtccctgccatggcaggggtggcactgggtgggatttaaactccttccaacccaaaccattccaggatttctATGGTTTTTCTGGAAAAACATCCCTATAGGGTGCGTATTTGGGAAAAGCTGTTCAAAGCATCTCCCTAATTAGGAGAGAGGgcagaaatacaattttccaaGTGCTGTGGGCTCGAGGTGTCCATTACCTGAGGAGTTCTGCTCACAGATGTACCTCATGAGCTTCATGAAGCCAAGGCAGATGCTCTGCTCGTACTGCTTCTCTTTCATTTTGATACAAGCCCACTTGGCTTTCCCATACTGCCTCTTCTCATAGAGCAGATCTCCCAGCTGCAAACACGCAGAGAAGAATTTGGGATTGTAGTTTAATCATCTAAAAGCATCAGCCAAACCAAAAAATACAAGTTGAGCACAGGAACTGCATCTTTTCAGCTCTCAGTGACATGGGCTTGAAAAAAACATGAATTTTAATCCTTCCTCCTATAAACCAAGGAATACACTGCTGATTTTGGATCTTAACTGACTTCAGCAGATTTCTCCTTTAAAATAAGGATCTGTCATCTTTTGGAGTGGCACTATTAAACATTTAGTTGCAATTAAACACTGAATAACCTTATTTTTTAGCTGTAGTTGTTACAGTAATActgtaacatttaaaaatgcattcaaCATCAACAGTCAGGAGTCCCAAACTTCATTTAAACACACTTGAGTGTGTTTGAATGAAACACACTCAAATGATAGCATTTAGAagtatgaattattttaatctaCTTAAAAGAAATGTGGCCAAAAAATCCTCGTAAATGGTCACTaaaggttttttggtttttgattTAAGTTAAACATTTGTTTGCCCATTTCCTAAGCTGGAAGCAATTTTCTGTAcattagtttcatttttttattagagAATAAGATGGGTTTATAAATTGCTGCTTTGTTTCATAATGATCTGTGATATAGAAGTACATTTTTGGTTTCAAATTCAGATATTCATCTCTTTCATGTACTCTGCTAAGCTTTTATCAACATGACTATAAAAGAGCAAATGCACTGATTTAAGTGAATAAAATGGGCAATTTAATTCAAATGGCAAAGTAAGAGGggtttttcttaaattaattaTGTCTCAAAGGCTGTAATTCCTGGCCATCTTCTGGCTTGCCTGATAGCTCCTACcttgcaaaaaagaaaattacacatGTAGAAGGGATGAGATGTTGCAAATGAGAGGGAGTGGCACAGTTACAAGGCTTTGCACTCGATGTCCAGAATCCCAATCAGTTAAAAGCCCATTCTAAGGAGTTAAAAGTTTAAAGTTCTAAGGAGTTAACATTAAAAGGCCTTTCTAAGGAGCCAGGAATGGCAGCCCTGTGCAGCTGGGAGGGGCAGCAGTACCTTCTCCTTGCGCTGGATCAGGGTGAAGGGGATGCTCTGCCTCTCCTGGGGGTTGTTATTCCTGGTCAGCTGCTGGATGGGCTCTGCCATGTCTGCAACAGAACCACACAGGTCCCATGTGAGACTCCAGGCACGAGGCTgaaaagtgcttcattcccttGGGGTCTTGGTCACTGCTTCTGTTTGTTCTTTAGGCCAGGAAAAAGGAGACGTGACCTGGGTTCTGCCCCTGTGCTGTCAGGAACAGGCTTCCCTCTCCCATTCCCGAAATTTCCAGCTACCCAAGTGTCCACGGAAAGCTTTTGGCTGGGCCCCatttcctggccctgcacaggggacATTCCCAATTCAGCAGTTCTTGTGCTGTTGGGTTCAGGTGTATCCACACGAAGAAAATTAGGTTGGCTGCTCTTGTTGGAGGCTCAAGGAAATAGTGCTGTGGGAATTAATTTCCAAAGGATGTTTAATGTCTAAACTTCTAACTGTGGTTGCCCTGACATCAATTCTAGCTGAAGGTCATGAATAAATTCTGCTCGGGAGGTGATCCCTGACAGACTGGCTTGGAAACTGTGGATCCAAGGTCAGCATGGAACTTCTCTCTTCCACAAGAGTTGGTCCCCTGCCTTCCAGAGCTGAAGTGAGGAAGGCATTTGTGTACTTAGAGGATTAGAAATTTGATTTTATGTGCAGTGTTTGACAGTCTGGATGtgacctcctgccctgctgccccatGATGTGTTCTGGACATGCAGAAAAAAGAGGAGTTTCAGCTCCCAGAGCCCTTTTTGGGAAGTTTGAGGTGCCTCAGGGTTTCAGTGGAAGAGGCAGGATAATGGAGAAAGAGAGTATTATCCATGTTtgagaggagaggagaattAAGATGCAGGAGAATTAACTTGGCCGAGGTCACTCAGTAAATCTGTAGCTGAGCTGGGAATCAAACCTCCATCTCCTGGCATCCAGTCTAGGGGTTTAGCCTTAAGACTATTTGGAATAGTAGGGATCCTTAAACAaatgggagggggaaaaagctACATTGTAGTTAGttgtaaacatttttttctttgcaatatATCACtgggaaatatttaaaatgtaactAATAACTTACATGTAAATGGGTCTCTTTGGAGActgagggggaaaataaaagtaGATCAGAGTTCAGCACTGAATTTTCCAAGAATTAGGAAAGCTTTCAGGACTCTATAAAACTTAATTCTATTTTTAGATTACTTTATCAGTTAGTGTGGGCGGGTTATGTTTTTTGCATTCTATATTAATGCAGAGGATGAGGATTACAACTGATTAAAGTCCTTTGGGAAGTTTTATCCTTCAGTTTATGAATCTGTGCTTTGTGTTGTCCCAGTGTGGAGATCCTCACCtgcacaggcaggcagcagcagagggacaAGGACAGTTGTGTTTTCTCAAGGCATGGTTTCAGTGATGCACAGGGATCAGCCAgtgcagccctgtccctgcccagacccccaaaaatcccaccctgggcatccctgagGGTGTTAttcaaaccctcctggagctctggcagtcttggggccgtgcccattccctggagaGCTTTTCCAGCGCTGATtccaccctctgggggaagagcctttcctaAAATTCACCCTGAACATTCCCTGGCtgttccctgggtcctgtccctgtcccagagagACAGGGACATGGGCTGCTCCTTGTCACAGGGGGTTTCTCCTTCTGGAAAATCCCTTCCTCCTTCAGCCCTGGACAGGACCTCCTATTACTTTAAAAACCTTGTACTATTCTATCTTAATTTTGTAGCATGTGCTGAGTGCCACAAAGCAAAGCTGTAATACTGTATAACTGTGTAACTAAAACCTGGTCACACGCTGCTTTTGACATATTCCTTGGATTTTGTATCCCTCTTCCCTCATGGAATTTAGGAATTCTGCTTCCAGGCACCAGACCAGCAGGTAATTCTGTGGGAAGGGCTCTGGttttctgctgctctcaggagtGTTGAATAGGGaccctgtgtgccctggggAGCCGGGAGCTGTCAGGTTCCAGCACTCCAGACACAAACCCCTGGCTGCTGGAGTGAGCACAGACActctggggtggcactgggcaTCCAGAGACCCCTCCAGGGGCAGGGAGAAGAGGCAAGGCAGGGAGCTCTCTTCAGACCCATCTTACCCTTCTTTTAGCACGTTAATTAGCATGAAAGCTTTACAGAGTTAAGATGAGACTTCAAGGTGTGGCTGGAAAAGGATGGACTCTATTTACTGTGTTGGAATAtagaaagaatttttaaagaacagTAATTTAATACCGGTAATGTCTAGTGCAGCCTGGGCAAGGTTTGGCTCTCCCCACCTCGGGGAAGGTGAGTTACCTGCAGGGCAGAGATGCTGCAGATCTCTGCTCGTGTGGCCAGGACAGGGCAGAGTTAAATCTGACCGAGCTGAGCCTGTGGTGACTCTCTGCTGTTGGGAGTTCTCTGACTCATCAGTCTTTCAGATTCTCCagttttaaaattgaaaacaaCCAATTTCTGACTGAGATGAGCCTGGGAGCCTCGCTGTCAAAAGCAAATCAATTCTTCACTGGTTTACTCTGTACCATTTTTAAACACGGCCGTCCTTCCTTAAAGAACTATATCGGGGCTATTTTTACAAATAACGCTTTTGCAGGGAGTCGGGTTAATATTTAATTAGCTCTGAAAACTTGCACTGATTGCTTTTAGTGCAAATAGATCACTTAATTAGATCTGAAAACTCATGCTGATTGTTTTTAGTGCGAAAAGATCACTTCGGTCTGAAAACTCGAGTTGATTGTTTTTAGTGCAAAGAGATCACTTAATTAGGTCTGAAGACTCGTGCTGATGGTTTTTAGTGCGAATGGATTACTTAATTAGGTCTGAAAACTCGCGCTGAAAACAATCAGTGCGAATAGGTCACCCCAGCGCCGCTGCAGCCGCTGCCCTGCCTTGTGGAAAGCTTTGCATCCCCTGGGTGAAGCCTTAGCTGCTTCAGAGCCGGCCTCCGGTGGCCCAGGCTCACGCAGGACTTCGCTGCCTGTTCGCTGCCGCGCCCCGCATCCCGGCCCCGCATCCCGGCCCCGCATCCCGGCCCCGCATCCCGGCCCCGCATCCCGGCCCCGCATCCCGGCCCCGCATCCCGGCCTCACCTCGGGGCACGTCCACCTGGTGCCCCCGGCCCACGCTCTGCCAGTAGCTCAGCAGCCGCTCCTGCTCCTCGTCGTCCATGCGCTCGgccgcctcctcctccaggctgctgcCGTGGCTGTGGTACGCCGAGTCGGGGCTCTCCTCGGCCAGCCCGTCCAGCTCCTCCAGCGTGATCGCGGCCGGgccgccgggccccgcgccgcccaTGCGGCACCCGCCCGTCTCCatcgccgcgccgcgccgcgccgcgccccggggCTTATCTAGGGACCGGCACCGGGCGGGGGCAGCGCGGGCACCGCCTCTGCCCGCCCAGCGCCGGGCTGGGCACCGGGCATGCAGGCATGGGGGACCCGGGCACCGCCTCTGCCCGCCCAGCGCCGGGCTGGGCACCtgggaatggatggatggagggatggggacCCGCCTCTGCCCGCCCAGCGCCGGGCTGGGCACCtgggaatggatggatggagggatgggggaCCCGGCAGGGATGGATGCATCCAGGATGGATGCCCGCCTCTGGTACCTTCACACCATGCTGCAGGAACTGAGCAGAGCTTACACCAGTTTGTGTTCTGGCTGTTTTCCCAATCATTCCTTCTCTCCCAGCTGTTCTCTTTGACGTGTTTTCCCCTCTGCTCTTCATGTCCTGTTAGTTATTCTTTAttatggttttattttgctgCCTTCAAACTACACTTTAAAGATAGATCTTTGACTTTATTTGGGAGATCTCTGAGGTCTTGCCAAAATATTAGGAATACAGAAACTCTGGAATATTTTATTACTGAAATCCAGCTTTGGAAGTTTTCAGCTGTGTAATTTTGCAGCTGCTGAGACAAGCCTTTGAACGAGGGAGATGAGCAGCCCTGTTACGGGATAGATATGGCAATTAAAGCAGGATCTGGAGTCTGTGTGGACTCTGtcttttattccaaatttaaCATGGAATGGTTGTTGTGGCCTTTTTTGTGCAGGTAGGAAAGGGAATCCTGGGGCATTTAGGGGTTTAGAGTAATAGGAAAAGAATCCTTTCCTGTGCACTgttccagggagagctggaggtTGAGGATGTGACTTGCGGTGCTTCATCCGccccctcttttttccctttttctgggCAGTCCCTTTCTCCCGGCtcagctttggctgcccagccccaggggctgagctggcTGTGAAAATGAACCCCGAATTGCCTCAGAAGCTGAGGTGTGCCAGTCCTGATGTGCTCCTGGCAGGGCAGacccaaatcctgctgtgcttggaAGTGCTCCCTGGGGAATTCACCGTGGGAGACGCAGCTGGGAATGTCCTgagagggtttttggggtgcaggggtTGCAGGGAGTGGAGCACAGGTCGCTGAGGGG carries:
- the LOC110477054 gene encoding heme-binding protein 2 isoform X2; translation: METGGCRMGGAGPGGPAAITLEELDGLAEESPDSAYHSHGSSLEEEAAERMDDEEQERLLSYWQSVGRGHQVDVPRDMAEPIQQLTRNNNPQERQSIPFTLIQRKEKLGDLLYEKRQYGKAKWACIKMKEKQYEQSICLGFMKLMRYICEQNSSGLYLGITVPIVTIVHTNEAHSAMTQAVTVAYYLPEVLQDEPPHPFDSDIIIEEWPATIVYSRSFRGITNEDSIMREINLLAAILESPELCLRDTFIIAGYTNPAAANRHNEIWFLQRP
- the LOC110477054 gene encoding uncharacterized protein LOC110477054 isoform X1, yielding METGGCRMGGAGPGGPAAITLEELDGLAEESPDSAYHSHGSSLEEEAAERMDDEEQERLLSYWQSVGRGHQVDVPRDMAEPIQQLTRNNNPQERQSIPFTLIQRKEKLGDLLYEKRQYGKAKWACIKMKEKQYEQSICLGFMKLMRYICEQNSSGLYLGITVPIVTIVHTNEAHSAMTQAVTVAYYLPEVLQDEPPHPFDSDIIIEEWPATIVYSSEENSHYAALVQQMLDSSWKQWNPLTTEHQFVHNSHFKPLLQKHLLCLMSLPPPPVAQLPMGDILETSLKHKQI